The sequence CCTTTCAAGCTGAACAATAGCTCCCTGAGCGGCCTCAGCAGATACCACCTCCAAGGACTTATGAGACTCAGTGTTCCTCCTCTTCACAGCATGAGAACTAGATTGAGCAACTTCAGGAGACAAACAAAAAGTGCTACCTATGTATCTCGACAAAGAATCTCTGTTATCCTCAAACTTCAAAAGATCAGGAATAGATAACAGTTTCCCAGAGGCAAAGCACTCAACAAGGTAATCTAAAATTAGGTCCTTCTCGGGAGTCCTTCCAACAGCCTCAAGCACTTGCATAGGCTCTGAACACCAGTATAAAGGAAACCTCAGCCAATTCATCATCCAAGTAAAACGGGTACCCAGTCTCCTTCGAGCAAACTTTCACAAACAcctctttaaaatttttgaaagaagatTTATACAAAACAAACAATGAACATCCAGGGTAACTACTAAGGTTCACCCATAAGCCTTTCTTCACACCTTTCGATTGAAAAAGGGAGAAGAACATGTTTAAAGAAGGTTCAAATTTTAGAAAACTAAACAAATACTGAAACGCGCAAAGAAATGCCCATGAATTAGTGTGTGACTGTGACAGAGCATAGTTAAGCTGTGTCAACACACTACATTCAAAATTTGTAAAAGGGAACTTCACCTGGAGCTCATTCAGAATAGAGCTATAGAAATAGAAATACGACCAGTTACCTCTCCTCTCACAAACTCTTTCCTCGCTATTACAAGGGAGAAAGTCAACACCCACACGGGCACCCTTCTTAACACAATTAACACTGTCTAAAACAGACAAAGACTCGACATTATGAAATAGAGAGGCACAACATTTCACATCTGCATGTACCCAATGCCCAAAGGTACTAATCATCTTTTACTTCCACCACTTTATCTTTTTTCATGATGAACAGGAAAGCagtaaaaacaaaggaaaagagGGGAAGAGGGTGTACCTCTGGAAGACATCTTCAACAGTAAATAGGAGAAGAGACAAGTTAGTGTTTTTTCGAAATAGTAAGGGAAGGTAATAACTACACACACCCACTACCACACGATCAAATAAGACAAAATGCACAGTCAGAAAGGCTTTTCATCTGCATCAACGGGACAAATGCACCATGGGGAACTTAACAGATAGGAATTATTGCAAACAACAGTTTTCAAGACACGCAATTATTAATGATGCCACATAAGCAAGTTAAGCCTGGGGGCTTAAGAGGCGCAAACCGAGCTATAACATTCATGAAGCTACTTTCCAAAAGCTTAACTCACTTCCGTAACATTCGAAGTAAGTCAAACTTGGGGGCTGTGATCCGTCCCTATaagtggtgcggaatttataaccacaaactaatcggcaagtacactgggtcgtaccaagtagtacctcaagtgaatgagggtcgatcccacgaggattgatggactaagcaacaatggttaagtgatttacttagttaggcaaatagaaaatggtgtttgaaggttcaaaagcattaacagtaaattcagaatatcagaaagcaaaCAGTAAACAATTAGTGagtaatatatggagaaacagttaagtcttcagagttatctatttttcggattgatttttcttactaactattttaatcatgtaaaatttaattcatggcaaactatatgtgactaaaccctaattccttagacctttttagtctcctctaaaattcatcaaccgccaattctttggtcacttaattccaattagagggtgaagttcaattctagtttatatgccacagaaatcctaattacccaaatataagaggattatatgtcacgtatcccgttaagtccagataattagaaatttaggagaaattattttcaagttgttgttcaagtaaagagcttttccaagttatacaagaactcaattagaacaagggtcatacttccgttccacccaaattcataagataaagaacgaaaataattcttgaattataaatcagtatatgaattaaaatagaaaaataatattatcaatccatacaatagacagagctcctaaccttaacagtggaggtttagttgctcatggttcagagagaaaactaggattctcaaaaactgtaaattgcggaatgaggtagaagagaagagaatccGAAGGGtttattctttttccttttatatctaatcctaattaatgtaaaatatatttcctaaaactaaaataatatcttttcctaattataaataaaatcaaaactaaatcaaaattaattaacttGAGCGCAGCTTTGTATGAGTGCATAGGGACCATTGGGCTCATTatggtccacgctgaacttgagaattctcaagttCATTGTGGGTGAGAGCAATACGCGTCCTTTGGAGCTTGAATCCAAGCCGAACTTGGATTAACCTAAGTTCAGCGTGGGATGATACGTGATTCTTCCTCTGTGCGTTAgattccacgctgaacttgagaaagctcaagttcagcgtggaggaggTAGAGTGAAATGGAAGAAaagggtatactattatatatcgttggaaagttctGGAAGTTAGATTTCCAATGCCGCtaaaatcacgtcaattggatctctatagctcaggttatttctgtttgagtgcaaagaggtcggggttgacagcatcattcgctttcttccttttctgctacaaaactccgtcaaatccatccgaatgctacctaaaataaatagaaatgcacacaactcaaagtagcatccacattggctaaaagatatttaaattttgattaaactcaacaatttgaatgtaaattcactaggaaaagatagagaagatgctcacgcatcaataagCTCGGAACCTAACGTCATAACTCGGTTTGACCAAATGCATAAAGCAAAGCACAGAATCAGCGAACCAAATCTCGGAATCAACGAACCACTAAGCCAGGATTCTTATGATACAGATTCACAGTGCGGTTACACTACTTCGTTAAATAGAAATCAAGTCCGAGTAACAAAAACACAGTCAGAATTCACTACTCACGATAATCATTGTTAAGATATTATTCTGCGCATaaactaacttaagcatcggagtcctttTTGCAAGTACTCCTCACTACTCAGACAAGACTCGCATTGGTGTCACGATCTTTGAGCGAGAGCAGCCATGCAAGCATCCTTGTAGCTGCCACCGACCTATACCTTGGCCGGAGCCCTAGGCAGGAACAACTCATATATTTCAATTTTCAAACATTACTAAGATTTACTTTTAtgttaatttatgtatttttttagatCATTATTTTGATAGAAATGGATTATATTATACCATATATCTCAATACGTGTATTAATTTGTTTTGagaaattttgatttattttaaaaaaaatctgtaTATTTATCTTACAAATTTCTATGTTTATGTTATTGTCATGTTCATTAATCTAATGCAGGAAGGGACATGGAGTTACTAATTCATCTTCCTCTAAATTGTATAAATTAAACAATTCCTACTCAATAATATGAATTCCAAATACAACATATAAACAAACTTAGCTAAAAGTAATAACATTTATAGGGAAGTCAAAACTCTCTGAGATGCGGAAATTTCTGCGGAGACTGTTCCGAATGGGGATTCGATTGTGGAGAATTTTTTCCATGGAGATGGGGATGGGGACAAAATTCCCCTAAAGCAGGCGCGGAGActcgagcggggatccccgccccgtccccgctATTCTCCGAAATGTATGAATTTcttgaattatccttaatagtttatttctcatatatgttttttagtcatttgtcacacacacatatatatagaaacctacaactcctaatctttatttacataacccttcttcaatttaGAGATCCCTAACGCTGttcatactccatccaacctctctgcagccagCCGGCCACCCCCTCGCcacccttctcaccgcatcgttacacctcaccgtgccatcacccttaccgcgtcgtaatttctatttgcagtgttccttttcgtaactctgccgtcgtgtccattctTCTCTCTGTTGTcgcgtctcccacctcgtccactATTTTGTCTTTTGCCTCGTCGTTGCGTCCCCCCATTGCgtcatttcgaaagaagtcaccatcgtgtcatttagactttttgtataaaatcttgcagtttttgtataagatagatacttgcaaCTATATTCATATAGAAAccaataattagttagaactattatcTAGATGGAGAATTGGGTCCCCGCAAAGAATTGGGCCCCGTAGAAAATAGGGATGGGGAACAATATTCCCCCACGACGGAGAATGAAGATAGAGATGGGGAGCAAATCTGAGGGCGAAAATGGAGAACAGGGAGGCATCCCCTGTCTCCGCCCCCGCCCTGCCCTGTTGACATCGCTAAACATTTCCCTACTAAAACAGGATAACGACAATAGACAAAGTGATTAACTTAGATTAACGAGGACATTTTagaaataataacaacaaaacGCGAGTAGCATTAGCCACATAGCAGCGTAAATAATTAACTTTATCCAAAATGTACATCTAGatcattttagaataaaaattaaaaaaaaaaatgaaacttactaattaaaaaaaaaatgtattcaACCTTATCCAATACATACGACTTACCAACATAGACAATTAGTGAAGAAAAAGATTCTCTTAAAATCCATCTAATTTTGTAGCTAAATGGATAGCAAGAAAACGTTACTTGTTCACATGTTCCATGCATCATTAAtgagcaatatatatatatatataaactgtTTAAAATGAGATTAGCCAAAGGGATATTATTGTTGGTTCCTATCCTAAAAATTTGACATGTACTTAATCAGAGACCTATTCCTTGCAATGTGATGGCCAATAATGTGACAACTTGCTTAGTCTCTTGTGACAGTAGAAAACAAAGGTTGTTGGTTTTTGTATGTCAGAAGTTGATTAACACTTGATCATCCAATTTCCTTTCTTACTATCCTAGGTGCTCCTCAAAGGGCTctcaagaaaaatacaaaatagaaaAGTGTTGTAGGCTTGTAGCTAGTAATAAATAGTTTTGCTTTCATTTGGAAGTGATGAGGCATGCTTTGTCATTACTTGAAACTGTTAATGTTAGATACAAATCTTGAGTTCTTGTCAAAGGAAAGAGATGTCATGACATTCTTGGCAGAACAAATCTtaaatgtaatttaaaatttataaaatttacaTGGACTATGCTATATGTCTCTGTGGGGAGACTTATAAATATTCAATACAATTTAAATATCCAACATAGTAATTTATAACTActataaataagaaaattttaatatttttttttcggaAATTTCGCAAGAGATGATGGTGAAAAAGAAAATGTTGATGCATGAAAGTGTCGCATGAAAAACAATATAACAAtgaagtttatttattttttatttgaaagatGAGGCTAAGTTGAGAAATACTAGCGTGTtaatagaatttattatttttaactagTAGTTAATTAGTAATATTTAAAATGAGTAAACTGTTATTTCTAAAAAATCTTCCTTAACACAGCTACTCTTAGATATTTAAATGAAGTTATTATTCTTTTTATCCAATATAAGGGAATCAAGGTAGAAAGGCAGGGCCATTTGCGTAGTGGATTTCTGGCACTTTGAAAAATAAAACCCATAATCAATCAGTAGCTAAAATAGAATCAATTTTCCAAATGGATGGAGTTAAACCAAAATTCACAAAGAAGTAAGTGTGGGGTCCACACCCACACCAGAATTATTTGCCACCTTCAATGGTTCATAACCATACTAAGAAATCCCACGCCTTCAACCCTCCAATTATCTGAATTTTAGCTCCTAACTCTGCCCATTATCagcttttcaattttctttttgtaCCCAACTATGGAGCATGTACATTTCGGTGGAAATTTCGGTGCAGTCGACTTTACATAAAGTTGATAACTGAAAATTGTTAGAtataaatttagtcaaattaattaaattatctaaTCGTTTTTAGccatcaacttcacgtgaagtcaactgTGCCTGAGTTTTCATCTTCACTAAAATATATGCATTTTTTACAAGACActtttttttactatatttttgaaaaaaataaaaaatactttttgatatatttaaataaatttaaatattatcatATAACAGTATATTCAACTTTATTTTTAATAcgtatttttgaaataaatttaaaaataatatgttattatttattaaaataaaaaattattttaaatattttatataattaaaatgattaaaacttacctaatatatatatatatatgtgtcttTTAATATGTCCAATTCTGTAGATTAAGATTTTTTAAANNNNNNNNNNNNNNNNNNNNNNNNNNNNNNNNNNNNNNNNNNNNNNNNNNNNNNNNNNNNNCCTTAGTTTCCATACTTCGCAACTATTGAATATTAGCCATTTATAATCTAATGAAAAATTAATCACATGCAATTTGATAATAAATGTTTGGATTGTGTAAAAAAACTTTTTCAGTAAATTCTGAATTACATGTGCCGCCCAAGCGACGCATCATTTTCCGCCCACTTTGACTGTATATTCTCTTATTCTCTCATTTTTCTCTATTTAAGAAGTGACTCTCTTTTCTACTTCTCAAACTATCATAGTTTTCCTTTTCTCATTTTTACACTATATTTTCAGAATATATCTGTTCCTCCATATACCAAACACCAACAAATACAAAATAGAGTTCTTTCTGCCCCTCATCTTTTCCATTGCGATACTAAGAAACAAGAGAGAGGAAAGGAATTGAAGATGGCAACTGCATCTGAGAAGAACAGCATGTATATAGAAACACCGGAAGCTTTTGGAGATGCAGGCAAAAACTTTGATGACGACGGACGAATTAAAAGATCAGGTAGGTATTTATggattatcaattaatcttacATAACCTTTGCAATAATTTGACATACAAGAATTAGAGCATATACATGTACTAGATTTCAAAGCGGTAGAATGGTTCATATATACTAAAAtagattgaattattaaaaataagttttttataACATGATATTAAAacttttttgataaaaaaatttagaattcaattctGATTGAATCCAACAAAatgcaaacaaaataaaaaagaaggcctataaaaaaaattctaacaaacTCAAAAAGAGATACTATTGCTAGAGAAGACATGGCCGAGCTAAGTTAAATTTTAGGGAGGtgtcaaaaattaattttataatagaaagagaataaaattAATGTTTTTAAAAGAGGTTAAACTAAAATTTGTATACCATTTATAAAAGAAACATTAAAGTTTAGGGTCATTATCCCTTTTGTTGCATGAGACTCTGCCCttttaaatgtatttttttattaatttaaatttttagaagaaCTAATTTCATAATATTATTCAGTTTCGTTTTTTAATTATCCTTTGAAACGATTCAATTTCTAtaatttctatttaatttcaGGGACATGGATAACGGCGAGCGCGCACATAATAACAGCAGTGATTGGATCTGGAGTTCTGTCGCTTGCATGGGCGATAGCGCAGATGGGTTGGATAGCCGGTCCGGCGGTGCTGTTTGCGTTTTCTTTCATAACATATTTTACTTCCACTCTTCTTGCTGATTGCTATCGCACCCCAGACCCTGTTCATGGCAAACGCAACTACACTTACTCTCATGTTGTCAAAGCTTCCTTAGGTATCAACTAACAACCACCACAAgggaaaaatatatattttttaaatattaataataaaaaataataaattctgataatattttttatttttaattagtcaatattaattaattttttaaaatttaatacatttttatttttttagagaatttaaaataaaaaaaaaacaaatttaaaaaaattgacttaTGTTGATCGGAAAAAATTAACTTTCTAGtacttttttaaatttaaatagtaCTTGCTTCTGCTTAAATATTTTTCTTAGGAGCGAATGAAGATTACAAACAAATTACTAAAGAAAGAATCCAAATAAAATTATTCATGAAATATATTATTTTGTTGTGATCAaagtttttttttgttgttggagGTATTCAACAAAGCAGCTCTTTTGAGTATAGTTGAGAAGTTTTAGAACTTTTTCTCGAATATatgaaatattattttattttgataaaaatattcaTCTTTTCAGAAAATGCTTTAATCACTTTACTTTATTATTTAGtagaaaaaatgaaaacaaatttttttaatcCAACAATCAATTAATATTTCTCTCTTCTTAATCTGTTGAACAATCAAAATCCTAACTACTAGCTAGTGATGCATCTTTAATTTGTTAAATTATGTGTATCCTTCACAGGAGGAAGGAAATTTCAGTTATGTGGATTGGCTCAATACATAAACCTTGTAGGCGTAACCATTGGCTACACTATAACTGCATCAATTAGTATGGTGTAAGTTTCATCAACAACTTTCTgactttattattaatttaaagaAGAAATTAAGCGCTTAAATTATATACTTTACATGCGTATCATGTGACGTCATACATTATTATTTCAGGGCGGTAAAAAGATCGAATTGCTTTCACAAACATGGACATGAAGACAAGTGCTACATATCAAACAACCCTTTTATGATAATTTTTGCGTGCATACAAATTGTTCTTAGCCAAATACCGAACTTCCATAAGCTCTCATGGCTCTCCATCGTTGCAGCAGTTATGTCCTTCGCTTATTCTTCAATCGGCCTCGGCCTCTCTATAGCCAAAGTCGCAGGCAAGCATAATAATATTGtacttttcttttgttattatattagagatataattaatATGTTTTTCTTATCggcttaattttttgaaaaaaaaagtaattttctTATTGAAACGTTTAGATTGTGTTTGGAATAGAGACTGAGGTTGAAAGACAAATATTAGGAGATTGAAACTAAATTAAGTCTCTCTATTATGTTTACTATAAAATATATTAGACTGAATTATGTTTAAGTATTATGTTcggtttaaaataaatataaaaattgagatATAGATTTAAAATGTTAAATGAgagtatttttttaaagaaatgctattaaaattttaatttctaatttcaaaaattatagtCTCTTCTATCTCTACTTttaatcccaaaaaaaaaaaaaatttagcatacacaaattttaaaaaaatcaaataaactgAAAAAGACTTTTATTTTTACATAgacatattaaaaatataattatttatgtattttttttattagtgtaAATTTTGAAAGAAGTAATTTCATGatcttataaaaaaaatcattaaatatGTATTTGGATGAATGTAATTTTGGAATGTGTTTCAGGTGGTAGTAATCATGTACGGACATCGCTAACAGGGGTGGAAGTTGGGGTGGATGTTACAGCAACAGAGAAGGTTTGGAGGATGTTTCAGGCTATCGGTGACATTGCCTTCGCTTATGCTTTTTCCAATGTGCTTATTGAGATACAGGCAAGCAACaatatttatttcttttatttatttatttatttatgagtttaattttaattcactgaTAACATTTTTAGACCATTCAATTAgatttattagtttaattttttttaagtcatttttgaaaattaattatttttactaatatcaTAATATATGATtagttatttataaattttttacatTAAAAAGAATACAAGAGATATTGGATAAATTtggaaaaacaataataaaatcattCAATAATTAATTAGTAGTTAACATGAAGTTtagatatataatttataaatctTTTGAATATGCAAATTTTCATTGATTAATtattaattgattttttattcGATCGTATGCTTGTTAATGTATAGATTTATATTATCTGTATTGTATTAAAGCGTGTTGGATAGTTGGAAACCTTACGTTACGTGTATTTATGGAAAAAGCTATACCCGAATACTACACATAGCGCTACACTGCTAGTGATAATGAGATTATgtaattcaatatttttttatagtattttgtAATTCAATATTGTGACAAAGGTGAGAAATTAAAAATGGGCCCAAGTTTTTCTTCAGGAGAATCTAATTCAACGTAACGTGATGCATGCTAGAACTTAAACAAAGGACAAATAATATTATTAGTTAAGACAACATTGATTGAAATTAAATGCATGATGACCTAGTTAATTAAAATTGGATTCAACAAGCAACTAACTACTGATTTTGACCACTGTTCTTTTGttgtaatattattatattttatattttctttttcttttaatattattATAGTCTATAGATTCCGTTTTCTCCTGCATGATTATTTCATGAGAAGTGTGAAGTGTGAACTAATGTTGTCCATTGACCCCACGTTGTCCACCCGGTCAAAAATTTggtctaatttatttttaaaataagacaataatattcattatatataatataacattattttaattttttaacttaAAATAAATCCACTAAAACAAGTCTTATGATCCTATTGCAAGGAGTATATAGAGATAACGTAGAATCTTAGACGTTTCTAATAATAAAGAATTTATCCACCTAAATGAGTAGGAAAACGacatttctatatttttgtgtTAGAGTTGTTGGAACATTTGAACTGATCATGTAGAGGACAAATAATTGCTTTGTTGGTATTGAGATATATATTTTGTTAAACAAAAATATTNNNNNNNNNNNNNNNNNNNNNNNNNNNNNNNNNNNNNNNNNNNNNNNNNNNNNNNNNNNNNAGAGTTAAATGAACCTTATCGAAGTAGTGATGATGAAGTGATGATGAACTTCTCCAGTTCTCATCcatcaaaatcaaataaagacAATTGGTATATATTCTTATCAGATCAAAACCTAGGATTCTTTGTAATCTTCACTCTTTTATCTATCTCTAGTTTATTTTCCTTGGGTACTGGAAAGATAATAGTTATCTATAGGAAAGATGCCAAAGGCAAATTTTGTCCCAACACAGTGATccttattataattaaaaaaatgctaaaaaaatcattaaaatttattattttaaccattatttttaattataaatctaatttttaaatttaataatttaataatatattttattttacatttttaaatattaataatttattagtaataaaaaataataaattttaatagtcTTCTAATATTTCTCATAATTATTTACTAGCGATTAACGTGTTTCTTTAgttgttttttggtttttatttaacaaataaacataaaaaaaaattatagttcagtgttaaaaaatttgaaaaagaaatataaTTTGAGAGAATTAGGTTCCATTCTCTATAAATCAtcattttaaaattagttttataaaattgtgtaagaaaaaaataaatgtgagagtgacaaaaaaaaattttcagagaATTAGGTTCCATTCTCTATAACTAATAGACCATATAGACCAAGAATTTATTATAAGCCACGATGCTGAAGCGTGGCCTTTCCGTAGAAAGTGTAGCATTTTCTTCAAAAGTCACACTTTTAAGAATAAAATGCCGCATTGTTTATTAATGGTAGCGGAATAACTCATTTATAGTGATTTGACAGTAAACGAAAATTATATAAAGaactaatttttaataaattaacattagttaattttttattataaaactattttttaatcttataatttagaatttaaaatttagaaaaaataataattttaaaagatcAATTTATTTGTTGAATTCAAACATTTTATTCATCAATAGTTACATACTTATTACGGTGGAGAGCCTCCAAAAGAAGACGAATCTAATGATTTATTTGATTTGAGAAAatgtcttttaattttattttcagtacttttaattttttttttattttacaaaaacaataaaattttgttttttatttttattcctcaatttttattttatgcaattttaaaaattaaaaatactaaaaataaaaacacaaactaaCCAAGTTCTAACAATGATCAATTTAATTAATTACTGTTGCAGGATACCCTGAAATCAAGTCCTCCGGAGAACAGAGTAATGAAGAGAGCAAGTTTGATTGGCATTTTAACAACAACACTATTCTATGTGCTATGTGGGACCTTAGGTTATGCAGCATTTGGAAATGATGCTCCAGGAAATTTCCTCACTGGCTTCGGTTTCTATGAGCCCTTTTGGCTAATTGACTTTGCCAATATCTGCATAGCTATTCatctaattgatttttaatgcatttattttatattcattaaataaaaatatttaaatttttttactaataataagTTTATCATGTATTCTTAGAATATATATTAGTTAAACCCAAATATTTGTTTACTCACAGCAATTTAAAATCGTGACTTATAAAAAAGAAATCGTTTAAAAAGATTAACATGTTTTATATAAATTAATGTGAAAACTCAGGTGTAGTCGgcttcacgtgaaattgataactgagagtggttaaataatttgattgatttgactaaattttcatctaacggctctcaactatcaacttcacctgAAGTCGACTATACCTGAATTTCGACCATAAATTAATGCTTTTAGCCACATTTTTAAAAGTGACTTATAGAGCGTTGTATCCATGATAATGATTATTTTGCATGGGCAGGTGTTCGTGCAACCCATATTCGGATTCGTAGAGAACTCAAGCAAATCAAGATGGCCAGAAAGCAAAATCATAAACACAGAGCATTCTTTGAACGTTCCCGTTTTGGGAAGCTTAAACGTGAACTTGTTCAGAGTTGTATGGAGAACAACCTACGTCATAATCACAGCAGTGGTAGCTATGATGTTCCCATTCTTCAATGACTTCTTGGGCCTCATTGGATCACTCTCTTTCTGGCCATTAACCGTTTACTTTCCAATTGAGATGTACATTAAGCAGTCAAAGATGGAGAGGTTTTCCTTCACTTGGGTTTGGCTCAAGATCCTGAGTTGGGTTTGCTTGATTGTTTCTATTATCTCCGCTGTTGGTTCCATCCAAGGCCTTGCTCAAGATCTCAAGAAATACCAGCCATTCAAACCACAGCAATAATACTTCTTGCTGCTTCCTCTTTTTATTTTGAGTATATACATAAATAGGTCGATATTTTCGttcccaaaaattttttattacattAAGATTCTTAAACtttataaaagtaaaatatataataaatacttTCGTCACATTTTAAGAACTTATTTGTTTAAGAAAAAATATGTCTGAATAACGTAAGAATTTATATGTCTTACTTTTTTTTAAGTTCAGAAATCTAAAAGTAATAAAATCTttttgaggacgaaaatttttttaagaaccTATTTGAGTATATACTCTTTTATTTGAATGTTCTTTTAATCCATGCAAAAGTAATACTTAGTTTCAGGCTAAGTTTTACCCTCCTCCCTTTTCTCAACTTTTTCAATCTATATGAATGTACTGTTATCTAATGAGTGTGGTTTTGGATATAGAGATACAACACCTAAGGGGAGAGTGTATGCCATGAATAATCCCCAAAATGGCCGTAAGAGGAAAGTGTATGCCATGAATAATCCCTCAAAATGGCTGTAAAATTATATACAGATACCCTATGAAATAAGAAAAAGTTGATTGTCGCCGTTatgatttctttttttatttgcaaaagataGATATATTCATTTTTTTGAGAGAAAAATatcaaaagttttttttttttttatatatgtgatTTGAGAGAAAAATTTAACTTANNNNNNNNNNNNNNNNNNNNNNNNNNNNNNNNNNNNNNNNNNNNNNNNNNNNNNNNNNNNNNNNNNNNNNNNNNNNNNNNNNNNNNNNNNNNNNNNNNNNNN is a genomic window of Arachis ipaensis cultivar K30076 chromosome B06, Araip1.1, whole genome shotgun sequence containing:
- the LOC107605206 gene encoding amino acid permease 6 isoform X2, with translation MATASEKNSMYIETPEAFGDAGKNFDDDGRIKRSGTWITASAHIITAVIGSGVLSLAWAIAQMGWIAGPAVLFAFSFITYFTSTLLADCYRTPDPVHGKRNYTYSHVVKASLGGRKFQLCGLAQYINLVGVTIGYTITASISMVAVKRSNCFHKHGHEDKCYISNNPFMIIFACIQIVLSQIPNFHKLSWLSIVAAVMSFAYSSIGLGLSIAKVAGGSNHVRTSLTGVEVGVDVTATEKVWRMFQAIGDIAFAYAFSNVLIEIQDTLKSSPPENRVMKRASLIGILTTTLFYVLCGTLGYAAFGNDAPGNFLTGFGFYEPFWLIDFANICIAIHLIDFWQVFVQPIFGFVENSSKSRWPESKIINTEHSLNVPVLGSLNVNLFRVVWRTTYVIITAVVAMMFPFFNDFLGLIGSLSFWPLTVYFPIEMYIKQSKMERFSFTWVWLKILSWVCLIVSIISAVGSIQGLAQDLKKYQPFKPQQ
- the LOC107605206 gene encoding amino acid permease 6 isoform X1 is translated as MATASEKNSMYIETPEAFGDAGKNFDDDGRIKRSGTWITASAHIITAVIGSGVLSLAWAIAQMGWIAGPAVLFAFSFITYFTSTLLADCYRTPDPVHGKRNYTYSHVVKASLGGRKFQLCGLAQYINLVGVTIGYTITASISMVAVKRSNCFHKHGHEDKCYISNNPFMIIFACIQIVLSQIPNFHKLSWLSIVAAVMSFAYSSIGLGLSIAKVAGGSNHVRTSLTGVEVGVDVTATEKVWRMFQAIGDIAFAYAFSNVLIEIQDTLKSSPPENRVMKRASLIGILTTTLFYVLCGTLGYAAFGNDAPGNFLTGFGFYEPFWLIDFANICIAIHLIGAGVRATHIRIRRELKQIKMARKQNHKHRAFFERSRFGKLKRELVQSCMENNLRHNHSSGSYDVPILQ